Proteins encoded by one window of Campylobacter concisus:
- a CDS encoding HP0268 family nuclease, translated as MELKLARAELDAKPKTISLEKIEAAVEKEGQKIFYFDKENTHKQLIALVEHFEEKGLSVYHRTVKYGLDDSDYMYEVHIL; from the coding sequence ATGGAGCTAAAACTTGCAAGAGCTGAATTAGACGCAAAACCAAAAACGATTTCACTAGAAAAAATAGAGGCAGCTGTCGAAAAAGAGGGTCAGAAAATTTTCTATTTTGATAAAGAAAATACACACAAACAACTAATCGCCTTAGTCGAGCATTTTGAAGAAAAAGGGCTAAGCGTCTATCACAGAACCGTAAAATACGGACTTGATGATAGCGACTACATGTATGAAGTGCATATACTTTAA
- a CDS encoding tetratricopeptide repeat protein, protein MKKYLLLLSALFFTGCLNVIGVGQKQDDSWQQPKDEKIVQNKEQISRNAIEILIPKCEEGDAEACNDLGVNYELLKEYENALTNYKKACDAKVQVGCANLGTLYELGLGVKKNPKKAISIYKESCNGGGMQACYHLGNAYRKGEIVKRDYYLAMQAYTNACNAGDLPSCANIGAMYELGLGVNKDEKRAYGIYKVACFRGLSKACPQMKRLGTKLGI, encoded by the coding sequence ATGAAAAAATATTTATTGCTTTTATCGGCTTTATTTTTTACTGGCTGCTTAAACGTGATTGGTGTAGGACAAAAACAAGATGATTCGTGGCAGCAACCAAAGGATGAAAAAATAGTGCAAAATAAAGAGCAAATTTCAAGAAATGCGATCGAAATTTTAATACCAAAATGCGAAGAAGGCGATGCTGAAGCTTGCAATGATTTGGGTGTAAATTATGAGCTTTTAAAAGAATATGAAAATGCTTTAACAAATTATAAAAAAGCTTGCGATGCTAAAGTACAAGTCGGTTGTGCAAATTTGGGCACTCTTTATGAGCTTGGACTCGGAGTTAAAAAAAATCCAAAAAAGGCAATTTCAATTTATAAAGAAAGTTGCAATGGCGGAGGCATGCAAGCTTGCTATCACTTAGGTAATGCTTATAGAAAAGGTGAGATCGTTAAGAGAGATTATTACTTAGCAATGCAAGCTTATACAAATGCATGCAATGCTGGCGATTTGCCAAGTTGTGCCAATATCGGAGCGATGTACGAGCTTGGTCTTGGTGTCAATAAAGACGAAAAAAGGGCTTATGGAATTTATAAAGTCGCTTGCTTTCGTGGGCTAAGTAAGGCATGCCCGCAGATGAAAAGACTAGGTACAAAGCTGGGAATATAA
- the nusA gene encoding transcription termination factor NusA, with translation MERISDIIESIANEKNLEIEDVKERVIRALINTAKRVYGENYEYDVSIDANKNLKLYQKISIVANDDERLEEDNEHFLSLKEAKKIDSGVEIGDELTYELSLDNLGRTAAQTLHKELEYHIQRLVEEKILQKYNEMSGHMVFGPVVRVDNDENTFIEIDELRAILPRKNRIKGEKFKVGDVVKAVIRKVFTDKNLGIKVELSRTSPKFLEALLTSEVPEIKDGGIIIQGSARIPGERAKVALISTTPNIDPVGATVGTKGVRINAVSKELHGESIDAIEYTTEPAILVARAMAPAIITSVKIEENKAIVTLASEQKSKAIGKNGINIRLASMLTGYEIELNELGSKTSSNAENNEPIKDLKALFGDN, from the coding sequence ATGGAAAGAATTTCAGATATCATCGAGTCAATTGCAAATGAGAAAAATTTAGAGATAGAAGATGTAAAAGAGCGCGTTATAAGAGCTTTGATAAACACTGCAAAAAGAGTTTATGGCGAAAATTATGAGTATGACGTGAGTATTGATGCAAATAAAAATTTAAAGCTTTATCAAAAAATTTCAATCGTAGCAAACGACGATGAGAGGCTTGAAGAGGATAATGAGCACTTTTTAAGTTTAAAAGAGGCTAAAAAGATAGATAGTGGCGTAGAGATCGGAGATGAGCTCACATATGAGCTAAGCCTTGATAACCTTGGCAGAACCGCGGCTCAAACGCTTCACAAAGAGCTTGAGTATCACATTCAGCGCCTAGTAGAAGAGAAAATTTTACAAAAATATAATGAGATGAGCGGCCACATGGTCTTTGGACCAGTTGTTAGAGTCGATAATGACGAAAACACATTTATCGAGATAGACGAGCTTCGTGCCATCTTGCCACGCAAAAACCGCATAAAAGGCGAGAAATTTAAAGTAGGCGACGTGGTAAAAGCAGTCATTAGAAAAGTTTTTACAGATAAAAATTTAGGCATAAAGGTCGAACTTTCAAGGACTTCGCCAAAATTTCTTGAAGCACTGCTAACTTCAGAGGTGCCTGAGATAAAAGATGGTGGCATCATCATCCAAGGAAGTGCGAGAATTCCTGGTGAAAGAGCTAAAGTAGCGCTCATCTCAACCACTCCAAACATCGATCCAGTCGGCGCAACGGTCGGCACAAAGGGGGTTAGGATAAATGCAGTAAGTAAAGAGCTTCACGGTGAGAGCATCGATGCGATCGAATACACTACCGAGCCAGCGATCTTGGTAGCTCGCGCTATGGCACCTGCGATCATCACATCTGTAAAGATCGAAGAAAATAAGGCAATCGTAACGCTTGCAAGCGAACAAAAGAGTAAGGCGATCGGTAAAAATGGCATAAATATCCGCCTGGCAAGCATGCTAACTGGCTATGAGATCGAGCTAAATGAACTTGGCTCAAAAACTAGTAGTAATGCAGAAAACAATGAGCCAATCAAAGACTTAAAAGCACTTTTTGGTGATAACTAA
- a CDS encoding tetratricopeptide repeat protein — MKKFIIFVFSVLLFWGCSLDQISQNFGLSEPPLDPEVEQIADAIYLYNEGNYPKACKRFYDYAKDGNVLAMQQTGICFRDGKGFSKDILRALFWFETAGRYGNIDGLRSAGYIYEYGLGVNKNLEKAIYFYEKATSLGSSEASYDLGLIYLGKNDYKKARIYLDEACFKDKEEACAKLKEIKF, encoded by the coding sequence ATGAAAAAATTTATCATTTTTGTGTTTAGTGTTTTGCTATTTTGGGGATGTTCGTTAGATCAAATTTCACAAAATTTTGGCCTTAGCGAGCCACCACTTGATCCAGAGGTCGAACAAATAGCAGATGCTATATATCTATACAATGAAGGTAACTATCCAAAAGCTTGCAAGAGATTTTACGACTACGCAAAAGATGGAAATGTTCTAGCCATGCAGCAAACTGGCATTTGCTTTCGTGACGGCAAAGGCTTTAGCAAGGATATCTTAAGGGCACTTTTTTGGTTTGAGACAGCTGGCAGATACGGCAACATAGACGGACTAAGAAGTGCTGGATATATATACGAATACGGCCTTGGGGTCAATAAAAATTTAGAAAAAGCGATATATTTTTATGAAAAAGCTACAAGCCTTGGCTCAAGCGAGGCTAGCTACGATCTAGGGCTTATCTATCTAGGCAAAAATGACTATAAAAAAGCTAGAATTTATCTTGATGAGGCTTGTTTTAAAGACAAAGAAGAAGCTTGTGCAAAGCTAAAAGAGATAAAATTTTAG
- a CDS encoding lysophospholipid acyltransferase family protein, giving the protein MASCKFKNVFEKVALSIGVFFIYILMWLIFLTCKKSYTPNFLPQNGCVVVFWHGRLSFMSFAYRRWWSSQNRKQGKVIISDHKDGELITRIIKFFGIGTIRGSSSKGGARALIEALREIKQGHDVIITPDGPRGPRHSVADGAVVIAQKSSCEIYALNFEASSFWEFKSWDKMILPKPFSTINFSLSAPFSVANLEQKEAKEKIQNELWQASQNDGGKSAKQNKEDFRSNLKIWWKKYAHKNPQIRDEIKEILDEIYEK; this is encoded by the coding sequence ATGGCGAGCTGCAAATTTAAAAACGTCTTTGAAAAGGTTGCCCTAAGCATTGGCGTCTTTTTCATCTATATTTTAATGTGGCTCATTTTTCTAACCTGCAAAAAGAGCTACACTCCAAATTTCTTACCGCAAAATGGCTGCGTCGTCGTCTTTTGGCATGGCAGACTTAGCTTTATGAGCTTTGCTTACAGACGCTGGTGGAGCAGTCAAAACAGAAAACAAGGCAAGGTGATAATAAGCGACCACAAAGATGGCGAGCTCATCACCAGAATAATCAAATTTTTTGGCATCGGTACCATTAGAGGCAGTAGCTCAAAAGGCGGTGCAAGGGCGCTTATAGAAGCTCTAAGAGAGATAAAGCAAGGTCACGACGTCATCATCACGCCAGATGGTCCAAGAGGGCCAAGACATAGCGTAGCAGACGGAGCAGTAGTGATCGCGCAAAAGTCATCTTGTGAAATTTATGCTCTAAATTTTGAAGCAAGCTCGTTTTGGGAGTTTAAAAGCTGGGATAAGATGATACTTCCAAAGCCATTTTCAACTATAAATTTTAGCCTCTCAGCCCCATTTAGCGTGGCAAATTTAGAGCAAAAAGAGGCAAAAGAAAAGATACAAAATGAGCTTTGGCAAGCCTCACAAAATGATGGAGGCAAGAGCGCAAAGCAAAACAAAGAGGACTTTAGGTCAAATTTAAAAATTTGGTGGAAAAAATATGCGCATAAAAATCCGCAAATAAGAGACGAGATAAAAGAAATTTTGGATGAAATTTATGAAAAATAA
- a CDS encoding dihydrolipoyl dehydrogenase family protein: MKYDIVIIGFGKAGKTLAVKAAALGKKVALVERSPKMYGGTCINVGCIPTKRLITAAKEAKFVNNSVESEYYTLSVENKNKLISALNAKNYAMLNDKENIDVIDGVGSFASENSVLVTTPSGEKKIIEGDFIIINSGSKEADTPFEVVSSNVFSSQTLLDLKNLPKHFVIIGSGFIGIEFASMFANFGSKVTIVGRSKLLKNEDDDIANSVKEALRVQGVEILEGCEIECIKENILNFKQNGEQRCLRADAFLIALGRVANVDDLNLKAAGVELNEKGFIKTNENLQTNVPNVYAVGDVRGGELFTYTSLDDFRIVYSQIFGDKKRNTKNRSIHANVLFTDTPLARVGVNAKEASKFGLNFKELKLSMATVPGAKVLNHDVGMLKAIVDAQSGEILGASFHCIYANELINEIAIAMNLKANANFFKNQIFTHPSISEALNDLFGQF; this comes from the coding sequence ATGAAATATGATATTGTAATTATTGGTTTTGGAAAAGCTGGCAAAACGCTAGCGGTTAAAGCTGCCGCACTTGGCAAAAAAGTGGCTCTTGTAGAGAGATCGCCAAAGATGTATGGAGGCACTTGCATAAATGTTGGCTGCATACCAACCAAACGTCTAATAACAGCCGCTAAAGAGGCAAAATTTGTAAATAATAGCGTTGAAAGCGAATATTACACGCTTAGTGTGGAAAATAAAAATAAACTAATTTCAGCTTTGAATGCTAAAAACTACGCAATGCTAAATGATAAAGAAAATATCGATGTGATCGACGGTGTTGGCTCATTTGCTAGTGAAAATAGCGTACTTGTAACAACGCCAAGTGGTGAGAAAAAGATAATAGAGGGCGATTTTATCATCATCAATAGTGGCTCAAAAGAGGCAGATACTCCTTTTGAAGTTGTAAGCTCAAATGTATTTTCAAGCCAAACTTTGCTTGATCTAAAAAATTTACCAAAGCATTTTGTCATTATCGGTAGCGGTTTTATCGGTATAGAGTTTGCATCAATGTTTGCAAATTTTGGCTCAAAAGTGACTATCGTAGGACGTTCAAAACTACTTAAAAACGAAGATGATGATATAGCCAATAGCGTAAAAGAAGCTCTTAGAGTCCAAGGTGTTGAAATTTTAGAGGGTTGCGAGATAGAGTGCATTAAAGAAAATATATTAAATTTCAAGCAAAATGGTGAGCAAAGATGCCTTAGAGCTGATGCATTTTTGATCGCGCTTGGTAGAGTAGCAAATGTAGATGATTTAAATTTAAAAGCTGCTGGAGTTGAGCTAAATGAAAAAGGCTTTATCAAGACAAATGAAAATCTTCAAACAAATGTGCCAAACGTCTATGCGGTAGGCGACGTGCGCGGCGGAGAGCTTTTTACTTATACGAGCTTGGATGATTTTAGGATAGTTTATTCACAAATTTTTGGTGATAAAAAGAGAAATACTAAAAATAGAAGCATTCACGCAAATGTGCTATTTACTGATACTCCGCTAGCAAGAGTTGGAGTAAATGCAAAAGAGGCTAGTAAATTTGGGCTAAATTTTAAAGAGCTAAAGCTTAGCATGGCAACAGTACCAGGTGCAAAAGTACTAAATCACGATGTAGGCATGCTAAAAGCTATCGTTGACGCGCAAAGTGGTGAAATTTTAGGAGCTAGCTTTCACTGCATCTATGCAAATGAGCTGATAAATGAAATCGCAATTGCGATGAATTTAAAAGCAAATGCAAATTTCTTTAAAAATCAAATTTTCACTCATCCAAGTATCAGTGAAGCACTAAATGACTTATTTGGACAATTTTAA
- a CDS encoding tetratricopeptide repeat protein: MKKVLNFSLILAMGFMLSGCWSWQKMVSFGFWQSDEEARAERIELEKEKMMQNCEGGNSIDCNNLAVNFSNEKDFVKAKGYYEKACNAGLATACSNLGQIYEQGLIDEQKDIQKALKLYKLACDSGDGVGCYNEAMGLKSYIESENLKTHKIDRNKAEARVLKLLAKSCELEYAQSCFLLAKLSGNEAKADALYKRACQLGKCVDKK, from the coding sequence GTGAAAAAGGTCTTAAATTTTAGTCTTATTTTGGCTATGGGCTTTATGCTTAGTGGTTGCTGGTCGTGGCAAAAGATGGTGAGCTTTGGTTTTTGGCAAAGTGATGAAGAGGCTAGAGCAGAGCGTATTGAGCTTGAAAAAGAGAAGATGATGCAAAACTGTGAGGGTGGAAATAGCATCGACTGCAACAATTTAGCTGTAAATTTTAGTAATGAAAAAGACTTTGTAAAGGCAAAAGGCTACTACGAAAAAGCTTGTAATGCTGGGCTTGCGACGGCTTGTTCAAATTTAGGTCAAATTTATGAGCAAGGGCTTATTGATGAGCAAAAAGATATCCAAAAAGCTCTAAAGCTTTATAAACTAGCTTGTGATAGCGGCGATGGCGTTGGCTGCTACAACGAGGCAATGGGGCTAAAGTCTTACATCGAAAGCGAAAATTTAAAAACTCATAAGATAGATAGAAACAAGGCTGAGGCTAGAGTTTTAAAGCTTTTGGCAAAGAGTTGCGAACTTGAGTATGCTCAGTCGTGCTTTTTGCTTGCAAAGCTAAGCGGCAATGAAGCAAAGGCAGACGCACTTTACAAAAGAGCCTGCCAACTTGGCAAATGTGTGGATAAAAAGTAA
- the miaB gene encoding tRNA (N6-isopentenyl adenosine(37)-C2)-methylthiotransferase MiaB produces MSKKLFIQTLGCAMNVRDSEHIIAELSQKEDYSLTQNIEEADLILINTCSVREKPVHKLFSEVGAFEKAKKRGAKIGVCGCTASHLGSEIFKRAPYVDFVLGARNVSKITKAVNTPKFISTDINHDESEYAFGEFRGSPYKSHINISIGCDKKCTYCIVPHTRGDEISIPSSLILKEVEKAAKSGAKEIFLLGQNVNNYGKRFSGAQENIDFSDLLVKISEIEGVERIRFTSPHPLHMDDKFLEIFTNNPKICKSMHMPLQSGNTKVLREMKRGYTKEWFLDRALRLRKMCPDVSISTDIIVAFPGESDSEFEDTMDVLEQVRFEQIFSFKYSPRPLTKAATFTNQIDDKTASARLTRLQNRHNEILDEIVAAQKDKIFDVYFEELRANGGVAGRSFNNFLVQVDGSEELLGTTQKIKITNPKRMVLYGELQI; encoded by the coding sequence ATGAGTAAAAAACTCTTTATCCAAACTCTAGGCTGTGCTATGAATGTTCGTGACAGCGAGCATATCATAGCTGAGCTCTCACAAAAAGAAGACTACTCCTTAACACAAAACATCGAAGAAGCTGATTTAATCCTTATAAATACCTGCTCAGTTCGTGAAAAGCCAGTCCATAAGCTCTTTAGCGAGGTTGGAGCCTTTGAAAAAGCCAAAAAAAGAGGCGCAAAGATAGGCGTTTGTGGCTGCACTGCAAGCCATTTGGGTAGTGAAATTTTCAAGCGCGCACCTTATGTTGATTTTGTCCTTGGTGCAAGAAATGTCAGCAAGATCACAAAAGCTGTAAATACGCCTAAATTTATCTCAACCGACATCAACCACGACGAGAGCGAATACGCATTTGGCGAATTTAGAGGCTCGCCATACAAAAGCCACATCAATATCTCGATCGGCTGCGATAAAAAATGCACCTACTGCATCGTCCCACATACTAGAGGCGATGAAATTTCCATCCCTTCAAGCCTCATCCTAAAAGAGGTAGAAAAGGCCGCAAAAAGCGGCGCAAAAGAGATATTTTTACTAGGGCAAAATGTCAATAACTACGGAAAAAGATTTTCAGGCGCGCAAGAAAATATCGATTTTAGCGACCTATTAGTAAAGATAAGCGAGATAGAGGGCGTTGAGAGGATAAGATTTACAAGCCCGCACCCACTTCACATGGATGATAAATTTCTTGAAATTTTCACAAATAACCCAAAAATTTGCAAGTCTATGCACATGCCACTTCAAAGCGGAAACACCAAAGTTTTGCGCGAGATGAAGCGCGGATACACAAAAGAGTGGTTTTTAGACCGCGCCCTAAGACTTAGAAAGATGTGCCCAGATGTTAGCATCTCAACTGATATCATCGTCGCATTTCCTGGCGAAAGTGATAGCGAGTTTGAAGACACGATGGACGTGCTTGAGCAAGTTAGATTTGAGCAAATTTTTAGCTTTAAGTATTCGCCTCGTCCGCTTACAAAGGCAGCTACTTTCACAAATCAAATAGATGATAAAACCGCTTCAGCAAGGCTTACTCGCCTACAAAATCGCCACAATGAAATTTTAGACGAGATCGTGGCGGCACAAAAAGATAAAATTTTTGATGTATATTTTGAAGAGCTAAGGGCAAACGGCGGCGTTGCTGGGCGAAGCTTTAATAACTTTTTAGTTCAAGTTGATGGAAGCGAAGAGCTTCTTGGCACTACACAAAAAATCAAGATCACAAACCCAAAACGAATGGTTTTGTATGGCGAGCTGCAAATTTAA
- the rimO gene encoding 30S ribosomal protein S12 methylthiotransferase RimO — protein MPKLHLISLGCNKNLVDSEIMLGRLQNYDITDDISDADVIIVNTCGFIKSAKEESIQTILEMHEARKNGSLLVVTGCLMQRYKDELMKELPEVDLFTGVADYDKIDEIILKKQNLFSPQTYLQANEERVITGSNYHAYIKISEGCNQKCSFCAIPTFKGKLKSRSLENIINEVKNLVKKGYYDFSFLSQDSSSYMRDHGISDGLINLIDEIEKIKGVRSARILYLYPSTTSKELIERIIASPVFHNYFDMPIQHISEDMLKIMKRGSGAKKIKELLNLMRNAENSFLRTGVIVGHPGESEDDFEELCKFLEEFKFDRISAFAYSKEEDTASFEMEQIPAKIISKRLNKIEKITKKAINESLQKELGKQIYASLEGESSEGEMFYAAKKDIWDKDIDGEILINESDLKELEIGSLYLCEASDVVDQKLIAKIIKKAK, from the coding sequence ATGCCAAAACTTCACTTAATTTCACTTGGCTGTAACAAAAATTTAGTTGATTCTGAGATCATGCTTGGTAGACTGCAAAACTACGATATCACGGATGATATCAGCGATGCTGACGTCATCATCGTAAATACCTGCGGCTTTATAAAATCTGCCAAAGAAGAGAGTATCCAAACCATACTTGAAATGCACGAAGCCCGCAAAAATGGCTCTTTGCTGGTAGTGACTGGCTGTCTTATGCAGCGCTACAAAGACGAGCTTATGAAAGAGCTGCCTGAAGTTGATCTCTTTACTGGTGTGGCCGACTACGACAAGATAGATGAAATCATCTTGAAAAAGCAAAATTTATTTAGTCCGCAAACTTATCTGCAAGCAAATGAAGAGCGTGTGATAACTGGCTCAAACTACCACGCCTACATCAAAATTTCAGAGGGCTGCAACCAAAAGTGTAGCTTTTGCGCGATACCGACATTTAAAGGCAAGCTAAAATCGCGCTCGCTTGAAAACATCATAAATGAGGTCAAAAATCTAGTCAAAAAAGGCTACTACGACTTTAGCTTTTTATCCCAAGACTCAAGCTCATATATGCGCGATCACGGTATTAGCGACGGGCTTATAAATTTAATAGATGAGATAGAAAAGATAAAAGGCGTAAGGAGTGCTAGGATACTTTACCTCTACCCAAGCACGACCAGCAAGGAGCTAATTGAACGTATCATCGCTTCGCCTGTCTTTCACAACTACTTCGACATGCCCATCCAACACATCAGCGAAGACATGCTAAAGATAATGAAGCGTGGAAGCGGTGCTAAAAAGATAAAAGAGCTTTTAAATTTGATGAGAAATGCCGAGAATTCATTTTTACGAACTGGTGTCATCGTGGGACACCCGGGCGAGAGCGAGGATGATTTTGAGGAGCTTTGCAAGTTTTTAGAAGAGTTTAAATTTGATAGAATTTCCGCCTTTGCCTACTCGAAAGAAGAAGACACTGCCTCTTTTGAAATGGAGCAAATCCCAGCTAAAATCATCTCAAAAAGACTAAATAAGATAGAAAAGATCACTAAAAAAGCGATAAATGAGAGCTTGCAAAAAGAGCTTGGTAAGCAAATTTATGCTTCTCTTGAGGGCGAAAGTAGCGAGGGAGAGATGTTTTACGCGGCCAAAAAAGATATCTGGGATAAAGATATAGACGGCGAAATTTTAATCAACGAAAGCGACTTAAAAGAGCTTGAGATCGGCTCGCTCTATCTTTGCGAAGCAAGCGACGTGGTCGATCAAAAACTGATCGCTAAAATCATCAAAAAAGCAAAATGA
- the prfB gene encoding peptide chain release factor 2 translates to MDSYEYNELLKKLQTKVENIGSIVKPEEIKARLKEIEATEQDPDFWQDIARAGALNKEKTKISNMLAKFNDANQAVSDAKELFELANSENDEETINSLFDDAKNLDEKIVNLEISMLLSGEDDGKNAIVSIHPGAGGTESNDWASMLYRMYLRFCEREGFKVETLDFQEGDEAGLKDVSFIVKGENAYGYFKAENGIHRLVRTSPFDSAGRRHTSFSSVMVSPEIDDDIEIEIEEKDLKIDTYRASGAGGQHVNKTESAIRITHIPTGIVVQCQNDRSQHKNRATAMKMLKSRLYELELMKQQEASNSVEKSEIGWGHQIRSYVLFPYQQVKDNRSGEAYSQTDAILDGDIKKMIEGVLIAQKAEA, encoded by the coding sequence TTGGATAGTTACGAATACAACGAGCTTTTAAAGAAGCTACAAACAAAAGTTGAAAACATAGGCTCTATCGTAAAGCCTGAAGAGATCAAGGCTAGACTAAAAGAGATCGAGGCTACTGAGCAAGATCCTGATTTTTGGCAAGATATCGCAAGAGCTGGGGCGCTAAATAAAGAAAAGACAAAAATTTCAAATATGCTTGCAAAATTTAACGATGCCAACCAGGCAGTAAGTGATGCAAAGGAGCTCTTTGAGCTAGCAAATTCTGAAAATGACGAAGAGACTATAAATTCTCTCTTTGATGACGCTAAAAATTTAGATGAAAAGATAGTAAATCTTGAAATTTCTATGCTTTTAAGTGGCGAAGATGATGGTAAAAATGCGATCGTATCGATCCATCCTGGAGCTGGTGGCACTGAGAGTAACGACTGGGCGAGTATGCTTTATAGGATGTATCTTAGATTTTGCGAGCGCGAGGGTTTTAAGGTCGAGACTCTTGACTTTCAAGAGGGCGATGAGGCAGGGCTAAAGGACGTGAGCTTTATTGTAAAAGGTGAAAATGCTTATGGATATTTCAAAGCAGAAAATGGTATCCATAGGCTCGTTCGTACAAGCCCATTTGATAGTGCAGGGCGCCGTCATACAAGCTTTTCAAGTGTCATGGTAAGCCCTGAGATAGATGATGATATAGAGATCGAGATCGAAGAGAAAGATCTAAAGATAGATACTTATAGAGCTAGTGGCGCAGGCGGTCAGCACGTAAACAAGACTGAATCTGCCATCCGCATCACGCATATACCAACTGGCATCGTCGTGCAGTGCCAAAACGACCGCAGTCAGCACAAAAATAGAGCTACAGCGATGAAAATGTTAAAATCACGCCTTTACGAGCTTGAGCTGATGAAGCAGCAAGAAGCGAGTAATAGCGTCGAAAAGAGTGAGATCGGCTGGGGGCATCAGATAAGATCATATGTGCTTTTCCCGTATCAGCAAGTAAAAGACAACCGCAGCGGCGAGGCATACTCACAAACTGATGCGATACTTGATGGAGATATCAAAAAGATGATAGAAGGCGTCTTGATCGCTCAAAAGGCTGAGGCGTAG
- the panC gene encoding pantoate--beta-alanine ligase, producing the protein MQIIRTIKELENFVSSTSAKIGFVPTMGALHDGHVSLIKKCVSENEISIVSTFVNPTQFLPGEDLDKYPRNEQNDIKICEQNGVSAIFIPDAGELYFEDEPLIVAPKKFSAILEGKTRPGHFDGVLRVLNKLFRLTRANSVYMGKKDTQQLIIVQNMIKTFFLNTSLVACDIVREPDGLALSSRNVYICDEDKCNALRLSRSLNKAQNLIQNGEEDTSEIKTKMLEVLEPLKVDYVAITDRNLNEISKIEKNNTIILVAAYVGKTRLIDNIWI; encoded by the coding sequence ATGCAAATCATAAGAACTATAAAAGAACTTGAAAATTTCGTCTCTAGCACAAGCGCAAAGATCGGTTTTGTGCCGACCATGGGCGCACTTCATGACGGACACGTTAGCCTTATTAAAAAATGCGTGAGCGAAAATGAGATAAGTATCGTCTCAACATTCGTTAATCCAACTCAGTTTTTACCAGGTGAAGATCTAGACAAATACCCAAGAAACGAGCAAAACGACATTAAAATTTGTGAGCAAAATGGCGTTAGTGCTATTTTTATACCAGATGCTGGTGAACTTTACTTTGAAGATGAACCTCTAATCGTCGCTCCAAAAAAATTTTCAGCCATCTTAGAGGGCAAAACTAGGCCAGGCCACTTTGATGGCGTCTTAAGGGTGCTAAACAAGCTATTTCGCCTAACTCGTGCAAATAGCGTTTACATGGGCAAAAAAGATACACAACAATTAATCATCGTGCAAAACATGATAAAGACATTTTTTCTTAATACCAGCCTAGTAGCTTGCGATATCGTTAGAGAGCCGGACGGACTTGCACTTTCAAGTAGAAATGTCTATATCTGCGACGAAGATAAATGTAATGCTCTAAGGCTTTCAAGATCGCTAAATAAAGCACAAAATTTGATCCAAAACGGCGAGGAAGACACAAGTGAGATCAAAACAAAGATGCTTGAAGTGTTAGAGCCATTAAAGGTTGATTATGTCGCCATTACGGATAGAAATTTAAATGAAATTTCCAAAATAGAAAAAAATAACACCATCATTTTAGTAGCAGCTTACGTTGGTAAAACTAGGCTAATAGACAACATCTGGATCTAA
- a CDS encoding GNAT family N-acetyltransferase, giving the protein MKFQIRKATIDDIDVICELVRELASYENLSDQVAFTNEIFADSIFNKNHAKALICESEGRAIGYAIYFYTFSTFLGLGGIYLEDIYVKKEFRNQGIGKAFFKFLAQICKDENLKRLEWCCLNWNEPSIKFYESMGATNQSLEWRNYRLDGENLEKLLNL; this is encoded by the coding sequence ATGAAATTTCAAATAAGAAAAGCGACTATTGACGATATAGATGTGATCTGCGAGCTTGTAAGAGAGCTTGCTAGCTATGAGAATTTGAGCGATCAAGTCGCCTTTACAAATGAAATTTTTGCAGACTCTATCTTTAATAAAAATCACGCAAAGGCCCTTATCTGCGAGAGTGAGGGCAGGGCTATTGGCTATGCTATCTATTTTTACACATTTTCTACATTTTTGGGGCTTGGTGGGATCTATCTTGAGGACATTTACGTCAAAAAAGAGTTTAGAAATCAAGGTATCGGCAAGGCATTTTTTAAATTTTTAGCTCAAATTTGCAAGGATGAAAATTTAAAAAGGCTTGAGTGGTGCTGCCTAAACTGGAATGAGCCAAGTATTAAATTTTATGAAAGTATGGGTGCTACAAATCAATCTCTTGAATGGAGAAACTACCGCTTGGACGGTGAAAATTTAGAAAAACTTTTAAATTTATAG